A window from Spirochaetota bacterium encodes these proteins:
- a CDS encoding phospho-sugar mutase has product MDHRITELIDEWTNFPFDENTRNEVSLLMERGDQKELEDRFHTMLEFGTGGLRGVIGAGTNRMNVYTVGMATQGLANYILSKKKQDRGVVIARDSRRMSDVFSREAARILAGNDIRVYYFNDITPTPLCSFAIRELNAVSGIVITASHNPPEYNGYKVYWDDGGQVVPPVDGEIIDEVKMIHSIEAIKRIDFEDGILSGLIQVIGGDITETYISMLGEKALRPAKPSETVIVYTPLHGTGYKIIPEVLRHFGFQNIFTVESQSKPDENFSTVKSPNPEERDALAQALELARKVDADLILATDPDADRMGVGIRNLEGDYDLLNGNQIGTMLEYYLLHRLSRKGTLPANGVMVKTIVTTDLQDVIARSFSCSVDNVLTGFKWIALRMKEYELSGEKSFIFGGEESYGYLPLDFVRDKDAISSCYFYAEMADWLAESGGSLYEFLSAIYLKFGLYQEDLLSITMKGIDGMERIQNIMDSFRRSSPGEFGGIRVARIADYLALEETDIAAGSKIPINNLPGSDVLQFFLEDGSKITMRPSGTEPKIKFYFSVNARVSADELDGMKAALRKRIDRFKSDLSAKINEV; this is encoded by the coding sequence ATGGACCACCGGATAACCGAACTGATCGATGAATGGACCAACTTCCCTTTCGATGAAAACACCCGAAATGAAGTCTCCCTTCTCATGGAACGCGGCGACCAGAAAGAGCTTGAGGACCGGTTCCATACGATGCTCGAATTTGGAACCGGAGGGCTTCGTGGCGTAATCGGCGCCGGCACCAACCGGATGAACGTGTACACGGTCGGCATGGCGACACAGGGGCTTGCCAATTACATCCTTTCTAAGAAAAAACAGGACCGGGGCGTGGTTATCGCCCGCGATTCGAGGAGGATGTCCGACGTCTTCTCACGGGAGGCGGCACGCATTCTTGCCGGTAACGACATCAGGGTATATTATTTCAACGACATCACCCCTACGCCCCTGTGTTCCTTCGCAATCCGCGAACTGAATGCGGTTTCCGGTATTGTCATTACGGCAAGCCATAATCCTCCGGAGTATAATGGTTACAAGGTATACTGGGATGATGGTGGCCAGGTGGTGCCTCCAGTGGACGGCGAGATCATCGATGAAGTAAAGATGATACACTCAATTGAAGCGATTAAACGTATTGATTTCGAGGACGGTATCCTTTCCGGTCTGATCCAGGTGATAGGCGGCGATATAACGGAAACCTATATTTCCATGCTCGGGGAAAAGGCGCTTCGCCCCGCGAAACCTTCGGAAACGGTAATAGTATACACCCCCCTGCACGGGACCGGATATAAAATCATCCCGGAGGTGCTGCGCCATTTCGGTTTCCAGAATATATTTACGGTTGAATCACAGTCGAAGCCCGATGAAAACTTCAGTACCGTCAAGTCCCCGAATCCCGAGGAGCGCGACGCACTCGCGCAGGCCCTTGAACTTGCCCGTAAAGTCGACGCCGACCTTATCCTCGCAACCGATCCTGATGCCGACCGCATGGGAGTCGGCATCAGGAATCTCGAGGGCGATTATGACCTTCTCAACGGGAACCAGATAGGCACCATGCTCGAGTATTACCTGCTGCACAGGTTGTCACGCAAGGGCACTCTTCCGGCGAACGGCGTCATGGTAAAAACCATCGTAACTACCGATTTGCAGGATGTAATCGCGAGAAGCTTCAGCTGCTCCGTCGACAACGTTCTGACGGGGTTTAAATGGATTGCCCTTAGAATGAAGGAATATGAATTGTCCGGTGAAAAATCATTCATTTTCGGCGGCGAGGAAAGCTACGGATATCTTCCCCTGGACTTCGTGCGCGACAAGGATGCCATCAGCTCCTGCTATTTTTACGCGGAAATGGCGGACTGGCTTGCAGAAAGCGGCGGCAGCCTTTATGAATTCCTGAGCGCCATATATCTTAAATTCGGCCTTTATCAGGAAGACCTTCTCTCGATCACGATGAAGGGGATCGACGGCATGGAGAGAATACAAAACATTATGGATTCGTTCAGGCGTTCCTCGCCGGGCGAGTTCGGCGGAATCCGGGTGGCTCGCATCGCCGATTATCTCGCACTTGAGGAAACGGACATAGCCGCCGGTTCGAAAATACCGATTAATAATCTACCGGGCTCTGACGTGTTGCAGTTTTTTCTTGAAGACGGCTCAAAGATTACCATGCGGCCGTCAGGGACCGAGCCAAAGATCAAGTTTTATTTCAGCGTGAATGCCCGGGTCTCCGCGGATGAGCTCGATGGAATGAAGGCCGCTTTAAGGAAAAGAATAGACCGTTTCAAGTCCGATTTGAGCGCGAAGATAAACGAGGTGTGA
- a CDS encoding HDIG domain-containing protein, with protein sequence MLTTVKIISRSVNAAMRNRNIRLSLFLILGIIVISTVLLSINMVGKTHDYSIGDIAREDVRVSGDIVFEIESETRAEKGRVADSVPLVFDRDQSVLVEVLRHIDMLFDHIDITLREIPPTGSEDRTFQLITIKSRLPKFPQYDDHVLFELLRSQNTSDIRQNIKKLMIYILDNGVMPAPYSNPLSIANKNVTMRIINSPQAANEISRGLEEIKTLAEINADIPGLVHAMIQQRTREERTLIISVIKTLVRPNLLFNAEETKRRIEEATKNIKPVTGVLKKGQTIVREGDTITTETLDKISILNSYASTTRINYILGVLLLQVSFLLVFAYFLIEYHSRLLPDRKAPVIIFSIVVLFVFFTFFLSRTDNILNSAMIFTLFLPIAAVTMIIATLFNIFIAIIIGLYLIFFAFMVSNGSLVVIVTAFSSAILGVFVLTGVERRTDFLRGGLILGIINSVVVTGVCLMEDYTLYDTLRNIELSLANGIINSILVLGVFPLFENLFSITTKFNLLELSDLNAPIFRRMLIKAPGTYNHSLMVANMAEAACKDIGANYLLARVGGYYHDIGKIEDAGIYIENKITDKRAKSLKPIEYSRLIISHVEKGIVLSRKNKLPEQVESFIREHHGTTTMTFFYHQALEEADASGENGTVNKTEFQYLGPKPQSRETAVVMLADAVEAASRSLQDPTSVKLESLVKKIIYNKLNDDEFEYSDLTMSDLNKIQRAFMRILNGIFHTRIEYPDNEEVQKLEGKVHIKEDDN encoded by the coding sequence ATGCTGACGACAGTTAAAATAATCAGCCGGTCCGTCAACGCTGCGATGAGAAATCGCAACATTCGACTGTCCCTGTTTCTTATCCTCGGCATCATCGTCATTTCGACCGTGCTTTTGTCGATCAATATGGTCGGCAAAACACATGATTACAGCATCGGCGACATAGCCCGCGAGGACGTGCGGGTCTCCGGGGATATTGTTTTTGAAATTGAATCCGAGACCAGGGCTGAAAAAGGCCGGGTCGCCGATTCCGTCCCGCTGGTATTCGACCGCGACCAGTCGGTCCTGGTGGAAGTCCTTCGGCATATCGATATGCTTTTCGATCATATTGACATAACGCTTCGCGAGATTCCTCCGACCGGCAGCGAAGACAGGACATTTCAACTTATTACCATAAAATCCAGGCTGCCGAAATTCCCGCAATATGACGATCATGTACTTTTCGAACTGCTGCGGAGCCAGAACACGTCGGATATACGCCAGAACATCAAAAAGCTGATGATCTATATTCTTGACAACGGCGTAATGCCCGCCCCGTATTCGAATCCGCTTTCAATAGCGAACAAGAACGTAACCATGAGGATTATCAACAGCCCGCAGGCGGCCAACGAGATATCACGCGGGCTCGAGGAGATAAAGACTCTGGCCGAAATCAACGCCGATATTCCCGGACTGGTGCATGCCATGATCCAGCAACGAACTCGGGAAGAACGCACGCTAATCATATCAGTGATAAAAACGCTGGTTAGGCCAAATCTTCTTTTCAATGCGGAAGAAACTAAACGAAGAATCGAAGAGGCCACGAAAAATATTAAACCTGTAACGGGCGTGCTTAAAAAAGGACAAACGATCGTCAGGGAAGGGGATACCATTACCACGGAGACGCTCGACAAAATCTCGATCCTGAATTCCTATGCATCGACCACCCGGATCAACTATATACTCGGTGTGCTTCTTTTACAGGTGTCTTTCCTGTTGGTTTTCGCTTATTTTTTGATCGAGTATCATTCCAGGCTTCTTCCTGACCGAAAAGCCCCCGTAATCATATTCTCGATCGTTGTCCTCTTTGTCTTCTTTACGTTTTTTCTTTCCAGAACCGATAATATCCTTAATTCAGCAATGATCTTCACTCTCTTTCTCCCGATCGCAGCGGTGACCATGATCATCGCAACGCTTTTCAACATATTTATCGCCATAATAATCGGGCTGTATCTGATATTTTTCGCGTTTATGGTCAGCAATGGTTCGCTTGTCGTAATTGTAACCGCCTTCAGCTCGGCAATACTTGGTGTATTCGTGCTGACCGGCGTTGAAAGGCGCACCGATTTCCTGAGGGGAGGGCTTATACTCGGGATAATAAACTCGGTTGTAGTCACGGGCGTATGCCTCATGGAAGATTATACGCTCTACGATACGCTTCGAAACATCGAACTGTCCCTTGCGAACGGAATTATCAACTCTATCCTTGTTCTCGGTGTATTTCCGTTGTTCGAAAACCTTTTCAGCATAACGACAAAATTCAACCTGCTCGAGCTTTCGGATCTCAACGCGCCCATCTTCAGGCGCATGCTTATCAAGGCGCCCGGAACTTACAACCATTCCCTCATGGTCGCAAACATGGCGGAGGCCGCCTGCAAGGACATCGGGGCCAATTACCTCCTTGCGCGCGTGGGCGGATATTATCATGACATCGGGAAGATTGAAGACGCCGGTATCTACATCGAAAACAAGATTACGGATAAAAGGGCGAAATCGCTCAAACCGATTGAATATTCACGTTTGATAATTTCACACGTCGAGAAGGGCATCGTTCTCTCCAGAAAAAACAAGTTGCCCGAGCAGGTGGAGAGCTTCATCCGGGAGCACCACGGTACGACGACGATGACCTTTTTCTATCACCAGGCGCTTGAGGAAGCGGACGCTTCGGGAGAGAACGGTACCGTAAATAAAACGGAGTTCCAGTACCTCGGTCCCAAGCCACAGTCCAGGGAGACGGCCGTGGTGATGCTCGCGGACGCCGTTGAGGCGGCCTCCCGATCGCTTCAGGATCCGACAAGCGTAAAACTGGAATCGCTGGTCAAAAAGATCATATACAACAAGCTAAATGACGATGAGTTCGAGTATTCGGACCTTACAATGTCCGACCTAAACAAGATCCAGCGGGCCTTCATGAGGATACTCAACGGAATATTCCATACAAGGATCGAGTATCCCGACAACGAAGAGGTACAGAAGCTTGAGGGGAAAGTCCACATCAAAGAAGACGATAATTAA
- a CDS encoding PhoH family protein, with translation MQIIPRGNTLIISSSRGTIEKTIRLLHLMGDYLQLKDKSYEFEEFDIRYLATTIAAGGDIDTEELSRLKITFPETGRTISPKTLNQAKYVSSINRHPITFAIGPAGTGKTYLAVAVALGHLMTCKVERIILTRPAVEAGESLGFLPGDLIQKINPYLRPLYDALFDLIPFEKVSKLIEKGTIEIAPLAYMRGRTLNRAFIILDEGQNTTVSQMKMFLTRLGNNSKIVISGDVTQIDIEKPKNSGLLNAMRILKKVEEIAFIEFGREDICRHPIVEKIVAAYDHAEKSE, from the coding sequence GTGCAAATAATTCCAAGGGGAAACACCCTGATAATCAGTTCGAGCAGGGGTACCATCGAAAAAACAATTAGATTGCTCCACCTGATGGGTGACTATCTGCAACTTAAGGACAAATCGTACGAATTCGAAGAATTCGATATACGATACCTTGCCACTACGATCGCCGCGGGCGGTGACATCGATACCGAAGAACTTAGCAGGCTCAAGATAACGTTTCCGGAAACGGGAAGAACGATATCGCCGAAGACGCTGAACCAGGCGAAATACGTATCATCTATCAACCGCCATCCGATTACATTCGCAATTGGGCCGGCTGGCACGGGGAAAACATATCTGGCGGTTGCCGTTGCGCTTGGACACCTCATGACCTGCAAGGTCGAGCGCATCATTCTTACAAGACCCGCCGTTGAAGCCGGAGAAAGCCTCGGCTTCCTGCCGGGAGATCTGATACAGAAAATAAATCCATACCTGCGCCCGCTGTACGATGCGCTGTTTGATCTGATACCATTTGAAAAAGTATCAAAGTTGATCGAAAAGGGAACAATAGAAATCGCTCCGCTCGCGTATATGCGGGGAAGGACGCTCAACAGGGCGTTTATAATACTTGATGAAGGTCAAAATACAACCGTTTCCCAGATGAAAATGTTCCTCACAAGGCTCGGAAACAATTCGAAAATTGTCATATCCGGCGATGTTACCCAGATTGACATAGAAAAACCGAAAAACTCCGGTCTTCTGAATGCAATGCGAATATTAAAGAAAGTGGAAGAGATCGCTTTCATTGAATTCGGACGTGAGGACATCTGCAGACATCCCATCGTTGAAAAAATCGTCGCCGCCTATGATCACGCGGAAAAATCGGAGTAG
- the aspS gene encoding aspartate--tRNA ligase has translation MFTERTYCGEITDSQKGKRVQLGGWVDRKRDLGGIIFIELRDVSGIVQIVVDSSKSPDVAAIAESVKNEFCLRIEGFVRMRSAETVNPALKTGSLEVEAGIIEVLNPSLTPPFPLDTRNSINEELRLEYRYLDLRREEMRETILARHRATQEIRRHLTEQRFIEIETPMLNKSTPEGARDFLVPSRINRGMFYALPQSPQLFKQILMVSGFDRYFQVVRCFRDEDLRNDRQPEFTQVDMELSFVSRETVMEIIEGLVKAIVKETIGRDVAVPFPRMSYDEAIERYGKDAPDTRFGLRLFNCGDILKNSSFNVFSSALASGGGIKCLPVPDEGAISRKMIDDYTEYIKTFRAKGLPYFRFREGAFEGGIAKFLSDYERAALTEKLALKGNVLVFFASDRENVINDTLANLRLRVGRDLNLINEDKFNFLWVLDFPLLEYDDEEKRYFAKHHMFTAPLAGHVDSLDTISPESVNSIKAQAYDIVLNGVEIGGGSIRIHNTDLQRKMFGVLGISEEEAKIKFSFLLEALKYGAPPHGGIALGLDRILMLLLKRNSIRDVIPFPKTQKGQCMMSNAPSPVSPEQLRELSIKVVDK, from the coding sequence ATGTTCACCGAAAGAACGTATTGCGGAGAAATAACCGACTCCCAGAAAGGCAAGCGAGTCCAGCTCGGCGGCTGGGTAGACAGGAAGCGGGACCTCGGGGGGATAATTTTCATCGAGCTGCGCGATGTCTCCGGTATCGTACAGATAGTTGTCGATTCTTCCAAATCTCCGGACGTGGCCGCAATCGCGGAAAGCGTTAAAAATGAGTTCTGCCTGCGAATCGAAGGTTTTGTCCGCATGCGTTCTGCCGAAACCGTCAATCCCGCGCTGAAGACGGGTTCGCTCGAGGTTGAGGCCGGGATTATCGAGGTTCTCAATCCATCATTGACTCCGCCGTTTCCTCTTGATACCCGTAACTCCATTAATGAAGAGCTTCGGCTTGAGTATCGTTACCTCGATCTGCGCCGCGAGGAAATGAGGGAAACAATACTCGCACGCCACCGGGCGACGCAGGAAATTCGAAGGCATTTAACGGAACAGCGCTTTATCGAGATTGAAACGCCGATGCTGAATAAATCGACTCCCGAGGGTGCGCGCGATTTCCTCGTACCGAGCCGCATCAACAGGGGCATGTTTTACGCACTTCCGCAGTCACCGCAGCTTTTTAAACAGATATTGATGGTGTCCGGTTTCGATCGGTATTTCCAGGTAGTGAGATGCTTTCGAGATGAAGACCTTCGCAACGACAGGCAGCCCGAGTTCACCCAGGTGGACATGGAGCTTTCGTTCGTGAGCCGTGAAACGGTTATGGAAATAATCGAGGGCCTGGTAAAAGCCATCGTTAAGGAAACGATCGGGCGGGATGTCGCCGTGCCCTTTCCCCGCATGAGTTATGACGAAGCGATTGAGCGGTATGGAAAAGACGCCCCTGATACGAGGTTTGGGCTAAGGCTTTTTAATTGCGGGGATATTCTGAAGAACTCTTCGTTCAACGTTTTCAGCTCGGCGCTTGCATCCGGAGGCGGCATCAAATGCCTGCCGGTCCCCGATGAAGGGGCCATTTCCAGGAAAATGATCGACGATTACACGGAGTATATCAAAACTTTCAGGGCAAAAGGGCTCCCTTATTTCCGTTTCAGGGAGGGCGCATTCGAGGGGGGAATAGCGAAATTCCTGAGCGATTACGAGCGTGCCGCGCTGACCGAGAAGTTGGCGCTGAAGGGGAATGTGCTGGTGTTTTTCGCTTCGGACCGCGAAAACGTGATAAATGACACTCTGGCAAATCTCCGGCTCAGGGTCGGAAGAGATCTAAATCTGATCAATGAAGATAAATTCAATTTTCTCTGGGTCCTCGATTTTCCACTTCTGGAGTACGACGACGAGGAAAAGCGTTATTTCGCAAAACACCATATGTTTACGGCCCCTCTCGCCGGGCACGTCGATTCTCTCGATACAATATCGCCGGAGTCGGTGAATTCTATTAAGGCTCAGGCCTATGATATCGTTCTCAACGGCGTCGAGATCGGCGGCGGTTCGATACGGATACATAATACGGATCTCCAGAGAAAAATGTTCGGTGTACTGGGAATATCGGAAGAAGAGGCGAAGATTAAATTTTCGTTTCTACTCGAAGCCCTCAAATACGGTGCACCGCCTCATGGGGGGATCGCCCTGGGCCTGGACAGGATTTTGATGCTTCTTCTCAAGAGAAATTCGATCAGGGACGTTATCCCATTCCCCAAAACGCAGAAAGGACAGTGCATGATGAGCAACGCCCCGTCTCCGGTCTCCCCCGAACAGCTCAGGGAACTTTCCATAAAGGTGGTCGACAAGTAA
- the tilS gene encoding tRNA lysidine(34) synthetase TilS, translating into MNRRDKSAVGRVRAFIQEHRLLEAGDRLIFSLSAGKDSVALLDIMSSIADEWSLTMGVFHLNHLSRGAESYADEEFVRSLAKGRNLKLYCERFDCLKRPRGYSFEEFSRETRYRYLADIARDGSWDKIVTAHTGSDNVETIVMRILRGTGLHGLRGIEPIRGNMIRPMLPLTSGEVYGYLTDRALEWREDESNSDIRFLRNFVRNELLPMAGRRFPSVDEALSRLSKLAVENASLLDHLLEKTYGKVYMEKQGEIFIYPERFGGDERVIRYALVHAIRDHFKQYISSRIIDEIMKAYGSAKNSVSIKVGGVLSISVMRDDGRSTISIGEKTAGETAKRSWEYRIDVPTGYKPAGDIVIGEPGYSLSMCLVRYETFLGEYRRKDVLFLALPDEVDYIVLRGRINGDRIRLPGGTKKIKDLLIDLKVAQSLRESVPIVMVGSEVAAVMIGMTVNMHHRVARNYMVTEQSQKILAIYRAGG; encoded by the coding sequence ATGAACCGTAGGGATAAATCAGCGGTCGGGCGTGTTCGCGCATTCATACAGGAGCACCGTCTTCTTGAAGCGGGTGACCGGCTTATTTTTTCACTCTCGGCCGGAAAGGACTCCGTCGCCCTGCTCGACATTATGAGTTCGATCGCTGATGAATGGTCTCTGACCATGGGTGTATTCCATCTCAATCACCTGTCGCGGGGCGCCGAATCCTATGCCGACGAGGAATTCGTCAGGAGCCTGGCGAAAGGCCGTAATCTAAAACTGTATTGCGAACGTTTCGACTGTTTGAAAAGGCCGCGTGGATATTCTTTCGAGGAATTTTCGCGGGAGACACGGTATCGGTATCTGGCTGATATCGCTCGCGATGGATCATGGGATAAAATCGTCACCGCCCACACCGGGAGCGACAATGTTGAAACGATTGTTATGCGAATCCTGCGCGGAACGGGCCTGCACGGACTCAGGGGCATCGAACCAATACGCGGAAATATGATTCGGCCGATGCTGCCTTTAACGAGCGGTGAGGTATACGGCTATTTGACGGATCGCGCCCTTGAATGGCGCGAGGATGAAAGCAATTCCGATATTAGGTTTCTGCGAAATTTCGTGCGAAACGAACTCCTCCCAATGGCAGGGCGCCGGTTCCCCTCTGTCGATGAAGCGCTCTCCCGGCTTTCGAAGCTGGCGGTTGAAAACGCATCATTGCTGGACCATCTTCTCGAGAAGACATACGGGAAGGTTTACATGGAAAAGCAGGGCGAAATATTTATTTATCCCGAAAGATTTGGTGGAGACGAACGGGTTATTCGATATGCGCTTGTCCACGCAATTAGAGATCATTTTAAACAATATATTTCAAGTCGAATTATAGACGAGATAATGAAGGCGTATGGATCGGCCAAAAACAGTGTTTCCATAAAGGTCGGTGGCGTTTTGTCGATTTCGGTAATGCGTGATGACGGCCGAAGCACCATCTCCATAGGGGAAAAGACGGCCGGGGAAACGGCGAAGAGATCGTGGGAATACCGAATCGATGTCCCTACCGGTTATAAGCCTGCCGGGGATATCGTCATTGGCGAACCCGGGTATTCGCTTTCGATGTGCCTTGTGAGATATGAGACTTTTCTCGGAGAATACCGGCGAAAAGACGTCCTTTTTTTAGCTTTACCGGATGAAGTTGATTATATTGTACTGCGAGGCAGGATAAACGGTGACCGGATACGGTTGCCAGGAGGGACGAAAAAGATTAAGGACCTTCTTATTGATTTAAAGGTAGCGCAGTCCCTGAGAGAGTCGGTGCCGATTGTTATGGTCGGTAGTGAAGTAGCGGCGGTTATGATCGGAATGACCGTTAATATGCATCACAGGGTTGCGCGGAACTACATGGTGACGGAACAGTCCCAAAAAATACTTGCTATATACCGGGCGGGGGGGTAA
- the ybeY gene encoding rRNA maturation RNase YbeY, protein MRGKSTSKKTIINVFVEGRAILPFIGITRRFLKLAAERTCEMADVFGSSVSVILTDDDRIREINNRYRKKNRPTDVISFAYREEPFPAVDGDVETLGDVYISLERAAAQAAQYGAQPAEELLRLLVHGILHLAGYDHGRSERDETIMREKEIEILAILTPRLSSRSNRT, encoded by the coding sequence TTGAGGGGAAAGTCCACATCAAAGAAGACGATAATTAACGTCTTTGTGGAAGGTCGGGCCATACTGCCTTTCATCGGAATTACCAGACGGTTCCTCAAACTCGCGGCCGAACGGACCTGCGAAATGGCCGATGTATTCGGAAGCTCCGTATCCGTCATTTTGACCGACGATGACAGGATCAGGGAAATCAACAATCGTTACAGAAAGAAGAACCGTCCGACCGACGTCATTTCTTTCGCCTATCGCGAAGAACCGTTTCCGGCTGTGGATGGCGATGTTGAAACACTCGGGGACGTGTATATATCCCTGGAGCGTGCGGCAGCCCAGGCTGCGCAATACGGAGCACAACCCGCGGAAGAGCTTCTGCGGCTGCTGGTCCATGGCATATTGCATCTGGCGGGATACGATCATGGGCGATCGGAACGCGACGAGACAATTATGCGGGAAAAAGAAATAGAAATACTGGCCATCCTCACACCTCGTTTATCTTCGCGCTCAAATCGGACTTGA
- the ftsH gene encoding ATP-dependent zinc metalloprotease FtsH, which yields MNRTGKQIALLLLIVVLAIAIFKMNDTTKPKVESLQYSDFLRKVSEQKVKAVSIINGKKISGTYTKGDKAFIFETIIPYDDPDLVKNLIASKVEVKGEEADDNLFLKGILNFLPWLFFFGLIWFFMIRQIQSTGNKAMSFGKSKAKLNPETRNKVTFADVAGVDEAKEELGEIIDFLKEPKKFSDIGAKIPKGVLLMGPPGTGKTLLARAIAGEAGVPFFSISGSDFVEMFVGVGASRVRDLFEQGKKSAPCIVFIDEIDAVGRLRGAGLGGGHDEREQTLNQLLVEMDGFETNEGVIIVAATNRPDVLDPALLRPGRFDRQVIVDTPDIKGREKILAVHSRKIPLSREVDLKVIARGTPGFTGADLANLVNEGALLAARRGKKRVSMSDMEDAKDKVLMGPERRSMLISTDEKEIIAYHESGHALLGLLTGSDPIHKVTVIPRGRALGLTMQLPKEEKHLHSRNFWLNQITILFGGHVAETLKFKDVTTGSGNDLERATDIARRMVCEWGMSKRIGPITFGKKTEQIFLGREIAQHRDYSESTAKKIDDEVKSILSSCEKRAKKLIAANKLKFEKIAQYLVERETLNAEEVLIIMRGEDLPPMLNNTAQRTNTPIEKEKAVGNVKPDGSILEPAKS from the coding sequence ATGAACAGGACAGGCAAACAGATCGCGCTTTTACTTTTAATAGTGGTTCTGGCGATCGCGATATTTAAAATGAACGATACGACAAAACCGAAGGTCGAGTCGCTCCAGTACAGCGATTTTCTAAGGAAGGTTTCTGAACAGAAGGTGAAAGCCGTTTCCATCATTAACGGCAAGAAGATTTCGGGGACCTACACAAAAGGGGACAAGGCGTTCATTTTCGAGACGATCATTCCATACGATGATCCGGATTTGGTGAAGAACCTTATTGCGTCCAAAGTGGAAGTAAAGGGCGAAGAGGCGGATGATAACCTGTTCCTCAAGGGCATTCTGAATTTTCTACCATGGCTTTTCTTTTTCGGGCTTATCTGGTTTTTCATGATACGACAGATACAATCAACCGGCAACAAGGCCATGTCGTTCGGCAAGAGCAAGGCCAAGTTAAACCCGGAAACTCGAAACAAGGTCACCTTTGCCGATGTCGCCGGTGTTGACGAGGCGAAAGAGGAGCTTGGAGAAATAATTGATTTTCTGAAAGAGCCGAAAAAGTTTTCCGATATCGGTGCGAAAATACCCAAAGGCGTTCTCCTTATGGGCCCTCCCGGGACCGGTAAAACCCTGCTTGCCAGGGCGATCGCCGGCGAAGCCGGAGTGCCCTTTTTCTCCATCAGCGGTTCCGACTTCGTGGAGATGTTCGTCGGTGTCGGCGCATCGCGCGTGCGCGACCTGTTCGAACAGGGCAAGAAAAGCGCCCCGTGCATTGTATTCATAGACGAGATAGACGCAGTGGGCAGGTTAAGGGGGGCGGGTCTCGGCGGCGGACACGATGAACGGGAGCAGACTTTAAACCAGCTTCTTGTGGAAATGGACGGCTTCGAAACAAACGAAGGCGTTATAATCGTGGCGGCTACCAACAGGCCCGACGTTCTGGATCCGGCGCTGCTTCGTCCCGGACGTTTCGACCGGCAGGTTATTGTCGATACACCGGACATAAAGGGACGCGAAAAAATACTCGCAGTTCATTCACGGAAAATACCCCTTTCGCGCGAAGTCGACCTCAAAGTGATCGCGAGGGGAACGCCCGGATTCACCGGCGCGGACCTCGCCAATCTGGTTAACGAGGGAGCGCTTCTTGCGGCCCGCAGGGGCAAGAAACGAGTATCGATGAGCGATATGGAAGACGCCAAAGACAAAGTTCTCATGGGACCCGAGCGTCGTTCAATGCTCATTTCCACCGATGAAAAGGAGATTATCGCCTATCACGAATCCGGTCATGCGCTTCTCGGTCTTCTTACCGGCTCCGACCCGATACATAAAGTCACGGTGATACCAAGGGGAAGGGCGCTTGGCCTTACTATGCAATTGCCAAAAGAGGAGAAGCATCTGCATTCGCGAAATTTCTGGCTCAACCAGATAACGATTCTCTTCGGAGGTCATGTTGCCGAGACACTGAAGTTTAAAGATGTGACAACCGGATCCGGAAATGACCTCGAAAGGGCGACCGACATCGCGCGTCGGATGGTGTGCGAATGGGGCATGAGTAAAAGAATAGGGCCGATCACTTTCGGCAAAAAAACCGAACAGATTTTCCTTGGCAGGGAGATCGCCCAGCACCGCGATTACAGTGAATCGACCGCCAAGAAGATAGATGATGAGGTGAAATCAATACTCTCGAGTTGCGAAAAGAGAGCAAAAAAGCTGATTGCGGCAAACAAATTAAAATTCGAAAAAATCGCACAGTACCTTGTTGAAAGGGAAACACTTAACGCCGAAGAAGTCCTCATTATAATGCGCGGAGAGGATCTTCCGCCAATGTTGAATAACACGGCACAAAGGACGAACACCCCAATCGAAAAGGAGAAGGCCGTCGGAAACGTCAAGCCCGACGGAAGCATACTTGAGCCGGCCAAATCATAA